The following are from one region of the Pocillopora verrucosa isolate sample1 chromosome 3, ASM3666991v2, whole genome shotgun sequence genome:
- the LOC131777268 gene encoding NLR family CARD domain-containing protein 4-like — MSETARTEKNSSKNIYGDPPKISISLPGISELTQNSKRWRDVQLPIDILLLTVKDCEFLSCYHYVVDPFRSYFKGLGHVYFGSIGEDQDVKLKVALMKCSEGSKVPGGALTVVKNAVTQLRPKAVFSVGHCGGMSQETTKLGDVVVSEKLTTYSYQKVTQDGKKFRGLTTPVSRDIAELIKCAGYGWNPPLENPNKGTVEVHCGEVLSGCELVQAEWRREELVKSFPEAIAIETEGEGVFSAAHELKMEWVVIKGISGYADGTEAKETWQTFASVTAASLVVSILKECSIFEDWPHYKDNSTDRQHSALSKEVPVEPCCSSAQSSQQQHVSSTKTADGSTRHLPPPKVKCRYEESSPSGALTPKKRDSSVTEFWEWCRNQLRAFYNTMCQVKVTPWDPDNTVHINSIYIQVTFLQDHRKPDGTTKKKLGDSSEVFEGDEDHPIRRRILVYGRPGIGKSTFTQKVALDWANGRTKILEKYNLLLLIRLRDVCGISDLCTMLKTAELLSADDPMAVNNLCEYVRQNQEKVLLILDGYDEYSGGKSSLIHEIWRGSQLRDCCVMITTRPVKEDELRVPSHAQFELNGFDSWEQKKQFANKILPDEEDVEGLLEYLRKHDLVKMAEIPLLLLMLCLLWKKKKPQLPTSRAEIYVEFIQTLLDHMAIKDSDNVATDKSIDEYQEELSKIGKLAFDALLEDCLYFNFSKFPKGDLFEKLIHVGFFQVSKLSALNREKIVYFLHKSVQEFLAAWFIVQEVKVKKNETVTCLSGMDTFEKSKKMDEVLKFVCELSSDAVGIVFDHLHYVGKKQGLTNYNFTRTPSVQDLSRAQKEFILFCVDYLFRCPASDRLAVYSAFLSCVNHVVMLNDEHVSTAAEKNFFKGTASFPNYLFFEVRTTFEVRNSRESILSILSDLNAVVLTCSGEVQDFKKYADLRDANLFLKKSEKKNFIYLRRITDAVFCSKLLPELISAPVCSSQSPVDNLGENEDNNVALSLIKNRSDQAQQHCLSLVREVELKKVTVEDFVLLKNLLPLLTAPRDIDIKRSVTDALLPLLTALRDIDIKRSLTDVLEGNSIENAIHRINFTDNLHILKLVNMNLTAKCAAFIAESLHHSPNLHELCLSCNPLHSCVSHLAKNLHHTPRLTILELACVEMGEKECAALAASLQYLNKLERLNMSYNALGHGIIELAKNLNSVPNLTWLDLSCTKIGEDEASALARALKDVPELSDLDMAFNALGHGIIELAKNLNSVPNLTKLNLLDTNMGEDEASALARALKDVPELSNLFLGWNPLGRGVRDLVQHLSSVPKLKDLILKCVQMTKTETEELCTAVNGRNIILSTDYQEGEVKGGRWIDRRLTKAELKKRGIRFRREQDGDDDDDDDNDDDDDEEEDSDDFDDDDEAD; from the exons ATGTCAGAAACTGCAAGAACTGAGAAGAACAGTTCAAAGAACATTTATGGTGACCCACCAAAGATCAGTATTAGTCTTCCAGGGATAAGTGAACTAACCCAGAATTCTAAACGTTGGAGGGATGTTCAACTCCCAATTGACATTCTGTTGTTAACAGTGAAGGACTGTGAGTTCTTAAGTTGCTACCATTATGTTGTTGATCCATTCAGAAGCTATTTTAAAGGGCTTGGTCATGTATACTTTGGAAGCATTGGTGAAGATCAAGATGTTAAACTGAAAGTTGCTTTGATGAAATGCTCAGAGGGTTCTAAAGTTCCTGGTGGTGCTTTGACTGTTGTAAAGAATGCTGTCACTCAGCTGAGGCCAAAAGCTGTCTTTTCTGTGGGCCACTGTGGTGGTATGAGTCAGGAAACAACAAAGCTGGGGGATGTGGTTGTATCAGAAAAGCTCACAACCTATTCCTATCAGAAGGTTACACAGGATGGAAAGAAGTTTCGTGGGTTAACAACTCCTGTCAGCAGAGACATTGCTGAACTCATCAAATGTGCAGGTTATGGTTGGAATCCACCCTTAGAGAACCCTAACAAAGGGACAGTTGAAGTCCACTGTGGTGAGGTTTTGAGTGGTTGTGAGCTCGTACAAGCTGAGTGGCGACGAGAGGAATTAGTGAAGTCATTTCCTGAAGCAATTGCAATTGAAACAGAAGGAGAGG GAGTTTTCAGTGCAGCACATGAACTGAAAATGGAGTGGGTTGTCATCAAGGGTATTTCAGGATATGCAGATGgaactgaagcaaaagaaacCTGGCAAACATTTGCAAGTGTAACAGCAGCTTCTCTTGTTGTCAGCATTCTAAAGGAATGCAGTATTTTTGAAGATTGGCCACATTACAAAG ATAATTCAACTGACAGACAACATTCAGCACTGAGTAAAGAAGTTCCGGTAGAGCCATGCTGCTCTAGTGCCCAGTCTTCCCAACAGCAACATGTTTCGTCTACCAAAACAGCAG ATGGTTCTACTAGACATTTGCCTCCGCCAAAGGTGAAATGCCGTTatgaagagtcgtctccgaGTGGCGCCTTGACTccaaagaaaagag ACTCGTCTGTAACAGAATTTTGGGAATGGTGCCGGAATCAGTTGAGGGCGTTTTACAACACCATGTGTCAAGTGAAAGTAACACCATGGGACCCAGACAACACGGTACACATTAATAGCATTTACATACAAGTAACGTTTTTACAAGACCACAGGAAACCTGACGggacaacgaaaaaaaagctgGGAGACAGCAGTGAAGTATTTGAAGGTGACGAAGATCATCCCATCCGTAGACGAATTCTGGTGTATGGAAGACCTGGAATAGGAAAGTCTACTTTCACTCAAAAAGTAGCTTTGGATTGGGCAAATGGCAGAACGAAGATCCTCGAAAAGTATAATCTTTTACTGTTAATCAGGTTACGAGACGTTTGTGGTATTTCGGACCTCTGTACCATGTTAAAAACAGCGGAACTGTTGTCTGCTGATGACCCGATGGCAGTCAATAACTTGTGTGAATATGTCCGTCAGAACCAGGAGAAAGTGCTGCTCATTTTGGATGGATATGATGAGTACAGCGGTGGAAAATCATCCCTAATTCATGAGATTTGGAGAGGCAGTCAACTGAGAGACTGTTGTGTAATGATCACAACGCGGCCAGTGAAAGAGGATGAGCTTAGAGTGCCAAGTCACGCTCAGTTTGAACTTAACGGGTTCGATAGCTGGgaacagaagaaacagtttgcaaATAAGATTCTTCCTGATGAGGAAGATGTTGAAGGGCTTCTTGAATACCTAAGAAAGCATGACCTTGTGAAGATGGCAGAGATTCCGctattgttgttgatgttgtgtcttctgtggaagaagaaaaaacctcaATTACCAACATCTCGTGCGGAAATTTACGTAGAATTTATTCAGACTCTCTTGGATCATATGGCTATTAAAGACTCAGACAACGTCGCAACAGATAAAAGCATAGATGAATATCAAGaggaactttccaaaataggaAAACTTGCTTTTGATGCTCTTTTGGAGGACTGCCTTTATTTTAACTTCAGTAAATTTCCTAAAGGTGATCTGTTCGAGAAGCTTATTCATGTCggtttttttcaagtttccaaACTTTCCGCTTTGAACCGTGAGAAGATCGTGTATTTTCTTCACAAGTCCGTTCAGGAGTTTCTCGCCGCCTGGTTCATCGTTCAAGAAGTGAAGGTTAAGAAGAATGAAACTGTCACCTGCCTGTCAGGAATGGATacgtttgaaaaatcaaagaagatgGACGAAGTTCTAAAATTCGTTTGTGAGTTGTCATCAGATGCTGTCGGCATTGTTTTTGATCATCTACACTATGTCGGAAAGAAACAAGGTCtcacaaattacaatttcacTAGGACGCCTTCTGTCCAAGATTTGTCTCGTGCACAAAAGGAGTTTATTCTATTCTGTGTCGATTATTTGTTTCGTTGTCCAGCCTCAGACAGACTAGCTGTGTATTCTGCATTTCTCTCATGTGTTAACCATGTCGTAATGCTTAATGACGAACACGTGTCGACTGCTGCTGAGAAAAACTTCTTCAAAGGCACCGCCAGTTTTccaaactatttattttttgaagttAGAACTACTTTTGAAGTTAGAAATTCTCGTGAGAGTATTCTATCCATATTGTCTGACTTGAACGCGGTCGTTTTAACGTGCTCTGGAGAAGttcaagattttaaaaaatacgcCGATTTACGCGATGCGAACCTTTTCctcaaaaaaagcgaaaaaaaaaactttatctaTCTACGTCGCATAACAGATGCTGTTTTTTGCTCTAAACTTCTTCCTGAACTGATATCAGCGCCGGTTTGTTCTTCTCAGTCACCTGTAGATAATCTGGGAGAGAATGAGGACAACAACGTTGCACTGTCTCTGATTAAGAACAGATCTGACCAGGCACAACAACATTGTTTGTCACTGGTGAGAGAGGTTGAGTTAAAGAAGGTAACAGTTGAGGATTTTGTTCTGTTGAAGAACTTGTTGCCTTTATTAACAGCTCCTCGAGATATTGATATAAAGAGGAGCGTGACAGATGCCTTGTTGCCTTTATTAACAGCTCTTCGAGATATTGATATAAAGAGGAGCTTGACAGATGTCTTGGAAGGTAATTCGATTGAGAACGCGattcacagaattaattttactGACAATCTCCACATTTTAAAACTTGTGAATATGAATCTAACAGCAAAGTGTGCTGCTTTTATTGCTGAGTCACTGCACCACTCTCCAAACTTGCATGAGCTCTGCTTGTCATGCAACCCCTTACACAGCTGTGTGAGTCATTTGGCCAAGAATCTTCATCACACTCCACGGTTGACTATTTTAGAGTTAGCTTGTGTAGAAATGGGAGAAAAGGAATGTGCTGCACTGGCTGCCTCATTACAGTACTTAAACAAGTTAGAAAGACTGAATATGTCATACAATGCACTGGGTCACGGGATCATTGAACTGGCCAAGAACCTGAACAGTGTACCCAATCTGACTTGGCTGGACCTGTCGTGTACAAAAATAGGTGAAGATGAAGCATCAGCACTGGCTCGTGCACTTAAGGATGTACCAGAGCTGAGCGATCTTGATATGGCTTTCAATGCACTGGGTCACGGGATCATTGAACTGGCCAAGAACCTGAACAGTGTACCCAATCTGACTAAGCTGAACCTGTTGGATACAAATATGGGTGAAGATGAAGCATCTGCACTGGCTCGTGCACTTAAGGATGTACCAGAGCTGAGCAATCTTTTTCTAGGGTGGAATCCACTTGGCAGAGGAGTCAGGGACCTGGTCCAGCATCTCAGCAGTGTTCCTAAGCTGAAGGACCTGATTTTGAAGTGTGTTCAGATGACAAAGACAGAGACTGAAGAGTTGTGTACAGCAGTAAATGGGAGAAACATCATTTTGTCCACTGATTACCAA GAAGGTGAAGTAAAAGGTGGAAGGTGGATCGATCGACGTCTTACAAAAGCTGagctgaaaaaaagaggaataagGTTCAGAAGAGAACAAGATGgtgacgacgacgacgatgatgataatgatgatgatgacgacgaagAGGAAGATAGCGATGATttcgatgatgatgatgaagctGACTGA